A single window of Microplitis demolitor isolate Queensland-Clemson2020A chromosome 7, iyMicDemo2.1a, whole genome shotgun sequence DNA harbors:
- the LOC103575421 gene encoding neurofibromin isoform X1, with protein MGTPKPEEWAILLITRFENELPCRAGPQTTNSRINEQENRKFLIQISRHRFSLVISGLTKILQRVNDILPGTGGGQRSFHNTDQERNCYESIIIVLDTLEQCLANQPKDTSNKDETMNVKLLLRPICQFINISNDSPQHVHIKNLASKVLFALSLNFFTAVFNRISDHLQELTVCNEENPDCSDIELIQHINIDVDRLVQILNETIQKYKLLKKSAHTVLVNSLERAIWNWMDTYPHEFAEVQKKFDCSDASKDTLKKSNDGLAKACGELFDVLDTYAENKKSRNVAGWPLQIMLLILSPKVLEEILNTKTAACSPKHSRKKQFIDGVKRGLGMHGGSSSRSLTEAAVVTCVKLCKASTYINNSDSSNVIFTLVRQVITDLTALLFNINKPFSRGQSYIAQDIDMMIDCFVSCFRNRLQNDEITKVCLSLTAPSTYQFVLVSSLYRIATPPKLPWWPEINLVYPRSAELRNLFTDTLNKVTQSYISHTTLRMIPSFSMKGKEQGKYKDRGEDVASHRNLLLWMVRLIHTDPMLMLYNPGKAGHEIQSSTLELINGLVSLVHQPTMPDIANEAMEALLVLHHPDKIKSWNPEAPIKTFWDISSQALFSISQKLIQHQIVNYTDILKWLREILVRRNAFLSQNKDYANVGSQIAICKQAHIKLEVVFFMYLWSIDMEAVLVALSCFSLLCEEADIRCGSDEVAVTCLLPNYHLYIELAQTSTALTTASGESRMCYYEHSQGRAALQKRIMALLRKIEHCVNGVQPAWEETFRNWESTCRQLTNYPKNKTEDGQVESFHRSTGKRRASHQNSEHELEEQINEWANMTGFLCALGGVCLQRKSPSRPMSSGMLPNPEPKKSSTKQLEAACLANPTQEVQYCPVTQFVFNLLRLLICNNEKFGAQIQKHVKELVGQEMSAALYPILFDQIKSIVEKFFDQQGQVIVLDVNTQFIEHTIFIMKNVLESKSDQPSEYLGMTSIEGMTLAIVRYVRHLDTTVYTIHIKTKLCQLVEAMMKRRDDLAFRQEMKFRNKLVEYLTDWIMDTTHQMAPQPSTGDLTTITRDLEQACMEAVGSLLRGLPLQPEESDRGDLMEAKSQLFLKYFSLFMNSLNDCNDAANEDKDVVSTSRMTSVKLSSLRNATIQAMSNLLSANIDSGLMHSIDLGYNRDLQTRAAFMEVLTKILQQGTEFDTLAETVLADRFEQLVQLVTMISDKGELPIAMALANVITSNQMDELARVFVTLFDAKHLLSPLLWNMFYREVEVSDCMQTLFRGNSLGSKIMAFCFKIYGASYLQNLLEPLITPLLDDPSTSFEVDSARIDANENIEQNGRNLIALTKKVFDAIVSSADKFPPQLRSMCHCLYQVLSKRFPQCPQNNIGAVGTVIFLRFINPAIVSPQEMGIVNKPVPLQIKRGLMLMSKILQNIANHVEFSKEQHMLPFNDFLRARFEIGRRFFIQIASDCETVDQTNPPMSFVSDANVLALHRLLWNHQERIGDYLSSSRDHKAVGRRPFDKMATLLAYLGPPEHKPVESHLLFSYSRWSSIDMSATNFEEIMVKHNMHEKEEFKSIKSLNIFYQAGTSKQGNPVFYYIARRYKIGETNGDLLIYHVILTLKPFCHSPFELVIDFTHTCSDNRFRTEFLQKWFLVLPKVAYTNIHGAYIYNCNNWVREYTKFHDRILAPLKGNRKVIFIDSPARLNDLIDPEQQKLPGATLTLDEDLKVFTSALKLSHKDTKVSIKVGPSAIQITSAEKCKVLSHSVLLNDVYYASEIEEVCLVDDNQFTLTISNEAGPLSFIHNDCDSIVQAIMHIRNRWELSQPDSMSVHPKIRPKDVPGTLLNMALLNLGSSDPDLRTAAYNQLCALTATFDLKIEGQLLETSGLCIPSNNTIFIKHLSETLAANDPHLTLEFLEECMQGFKVSTIELKHLCLEYMTPWLKNLVRFYKPNDEGGKRQKQVTQILEKLITLTIEEVEMYPSIQAKIWSTIGRLPELIDTVLDHFIQKSVGYGLGSPMVEIMADTAVALASGNVQLVAKKVIGRLCRVVDKTCTSPTPLLEQHMMWDDIAILARYLLMLSFNNCLDVGKHLPYLFHTVTFLVCSGSLSMRASTHGLVINIIHSLCTCSSPSFSEDTYRVLRMSLDEFSLPKFYLLFGISKVKSAAVTAFRSSYRHSNEKWFTNERTLCNTQDRERLSLTSLEVITDALLEIMEACMRDIPTCDWLRTWTSLAKSFAFCFNPALQPRALIVFGCISKSITDQDIKQLLRILVKALESFNDITLLEAIVMCLTRLQPLLRPESPIHRYLFWVATSILQLDEAPLYASGLALLEQNLHTLDSQGTFDDKTLEKVMMSTREPLEWHFKQLDHAVGLSFKSNFHFALVGHLLKGYRHPTPTTVSRTSRVLTMLLAIVAKPFRRDKFEVTPESVAYLSALVSVSEEVRSRCHVRHSLGRNISESSSTDFIDVLVTNGPDAPAGSNLSVNPSNRKQKSWDLLDQTAITQARQQKQPPQSGRILFKTQRSFSVPTTKEAKPTEEDAKNRSTRVSVSNENNVLLDPEVLTDFSTQTLVLTILATLVKYSTEDSETRILYEYLAEASIVFPKVFPVIKNLLDAKITSVLFTCHDQAIVSAVQAIIQNMIACEDTSQQLHYLQSCGFGGLWRFAGPFAKCNRTADSAELFVNCLEAMVETCLPTEEIEVPTSNDLENDKRVDGIPGKSFAKARLPSQDSNTRDASILLSSKESSIESRGESSINTNTTSSSSTSQS; from the exons TCAAAAATACAAACTGCTCAAAAAATCAGCTCACACAGTCCTGGTAAACTCACTGGAACGCGCGATATGGAATTGGATGGACACTTACCCCCATGAGTTCGCagaagtacaaaaaaaatttgactgcaGTGACGCGTCTAAAgacacattaaaaaaatcaaacgaCGGACTGGCAAAAGCATGCGGGGAACTGTTCGATGTACTCGACACTTAtgcggaaaataaaaagagccGCAATGTCGCTGGCTGGCCACTGCAGATAATGCTGCTGATTTTGTCCCCGAAGGTATTGGAGGAGATACTCAACACCAAGACAGCGGCATGCTCGCCGAAGCACTCGAGGAAGAAGCAATTTATCGACGGAGTCAAACGAGGTCTTGGAATGCACGGCGGGTCTTCAAGTAGATCTCTGACAGAAGCTGCTGTAGTAACTTGCGTTAAACTCTGCAAGGCCTCtacttacataaataattctgACTCAAGcaatgttatttttacactaGTTCGGCAAGTGATTACCGACTTAACGGCACTACTATTCAATATTAACAAGCCTTTTTCTCGCGGGCAGAGTTACATTGCCCAGGATATCGACATGATGATTGACTGCTTCGTCAGCTGCTTCCGCAATCGTCTGCAGAATGACGAGATAACAAAAGTCTGTTTAAGTTTAACTGCACCATCGACTTATCAGTTCGTTCTTGTCAGTTCACTCTACAGAATAGCAACACCTCCAAAATTGCCATGGTGGCCAGAGATAAATCTAGTCTATCCACGCAGCGCTGAGCTGAGAAATTTATTCACTGATACTCTTAACAAAGTCACCCAGAGCTACATATCGCACACGACACTGAGAATGATACCCAGTTTCTCAATGAAAGGAAAAGAACAGGGAAAGTACAAAGACCGGGGCGAAGATGTTGCCAGTCATCGCAATCTTCTATTGTGGATGGTGAGACTTATCCACACAGACCCAATGTTGATGTTGTATAACCCAGGAAAAGCTGGCCACGAGATCCAGAGTTCAACTCTGGAATTGATAAATGGTCTGGTGTCACTGGTCCATCAGCCAACGATGCCGGACATTGCTAATGAAGCAATGGAAGCCCTGCTGGTTCTCCATCATCcagacaaaataaaatcatggAATCCAGAAGCTCCGATAAAAACTTTCTGGGACATCAGCTCACAAgctttattttctatttctcaAAAACTTATTCAGCACCAAATTGTCAACTATACCGACATTCTGAAGTGGCTGAGAGAGATACTGGTGCGAAGAAATGCATTTTTGTCACAAAATAAAGACTACGCGAATGTCGGAAGTCAAATTGCCATTTGCAAACAAGCCCACATAAAGCTAGAAGTTGTTTTCTTTATGTACCTGTGGAGTATCGACATGGAGGCGGTTTTAGTAGCACTCTCGTGTTTTTCTTTGCTGTGCGAAGAAGCGGACATCAGGTGTGGAAGTGACGAAGTTGCTGTCACGTGTCTTTTGCCTAATTATCATCTTTATATTGAACTGGCGCAAACTTCAACAGCTTTGACTACCG CCAGCGGAGAAAGTAGGATGTGTTATTATGAACACAGCCAgg gacGAGCTGCTTTGCAAAAACGAATAATGGCTCTGCTGAGAAAAATTGAGCACTGCGTCAACGGAGTCCAGCCAGCGTGGGAAGAAACATTTCGCAATTGGGAGTCGACCTGCCGACAGTTGAcaaattatccaaaaaataaaacagagGACGGCCAAGTCGAGTCATTTCATCGCAGCACTGGCAAACGCAGAGCTTCGCATCAGAACTCGGAGCACGAGCTAGAAGAGCAGATAAACGAGTGGGCCAACATGACGGGTTTCCTGTGTGCCCTTGGTGGTGTCTGTCTCCAAAGAAAGTCTCCAAGCAGGCCGATGTCCTCGGGAATGCTGCCGAATCCTGAGCCCAAGAAGAGCTCGACGAAGCAACTGGAAGCTGCGTGTCTTGCGAATCCAACTCAAGAAGTCCAGTACTGTCCGGTTACTCAGTTTGTTTTCAACCTCCTGCGACTATTGATTTGTAACAACGAAAAATTTGGAGCGCAGATACAGAAACACGTCAAGGAACTTGTCGGCCAAGAAATGAGCGCTGCTTTATACCCGATTTTATTTGACCAGATAAAAAGTATCGTGGAGAAGTTCTTCGATCAGCAGGGGCAGGTGATTGTGCTGGATGTCAATACCCAGTTCATCGAGCATACGATTTTTATAATGAAGAATGTACTGGagtcaaaatctgatcagccgTCTGAGTATTTAGGCATGACAAGTATCGAGGGAATGACTCTCGCGATCGTAAGATACGTTAGACATCTAGACACGACAGTATACACGATTCATATCAAGACAAAACTGTGTCAGCTAGTGGAGGCGATGATGAAGCGCCGAGATGATCTGGCTTTCCGTCAAGAAATGAAGTTTCGTAATAAATTAGTGGAGTATCTCACAGACTGGATAATGGACACGACTCATCAGATGGCTCCGCAACCGAGTACTGGTGACTTGACAACGATAACTCGGGATCTCGAGCAAGCCTGCATGGAAGCAGTTGGCTCACTGCTGCGCGGACTTCCGCTTCAACCTGAAGAGTCTGACCGGGGCGATCTGATGGAGGCAAAGtcgcaattatttttaaaatacttcagTCTCTTCATGAACTCTCTGAATGACTGCAATGACGCGGCGAACGAGGACAAAGATGTCGTTTCTACTTCTCGTATGACCAGCGTCAAGTTATCAAGTCTTCGTAACGCGACTATTCAAGCAATGAGTAATCTTTTGAGTGCCAACATCGACAGCGGACTGATGCATTCAATTGATCTTGGGTACAATCGTGATTTACAGACCAGAGCAGCTTTCATGGAAGTGTTGACCAAAATCCTTCAACAGGGAACGGAGTTTGACACCCTCGCGGAAACTGTTTTAGCAGATCGCTTTGAACAGCTCGTCCAGTTGGTGACCATGATAAGCGACAAAGGAGAGCTGCCGATAGCAATGGCTCTGGCCAACGTTATCACGTCAAATCAAATGGATGAACTGGCGCGAGTGTTTGTAACTCTGTTCGACGCAAAACATTTGCTGTCACCATTACTGTGGAATATGTTTTACCGCGAAGTTGAAGTTTCCGACTGCATGCAGACATTATTTCGCGGTAACAGCTTGGGAAGTAAAATAATGGCcttttgtttcaaaatataCGGCGCTAGTTATCTACAGAATCTCCTGGAGCCTTTGATAACTCCTTTGTTAGACGATCCCTCAACGAGTTTCGAGGTAGACAGCGCGCGGATTGATgccaatgaaaatattgagcaAAACGGAAGAAACTTGATAGCTCTGACCAAGAAAGTATTCGATGCGATTGTTTCTTCAGCTGATAAATTCCCACCGCAATTGAGATCAATGTGTCACTGTCTGTATCAAGTGTTGAGCAAAAGATTTCCTCAGTGCCCGCAGAATAACATCGGAGCTGTCGGCACCGTTATATTTCTGCGGTTCATAAACCCAGCAATCGTGTCCCCTCAGGAAATGGGTATAGTCAACAAACCAGTGCCATTGCAAATAAAAAGAGGCCTCATGCTCATGTCAAAAATCCTCCAGAACATCGCAAATCATGTGGAATTCAGCAAAGAGCAACATATGTTAcctttcaatgattttttacgCGCGCGTTTTGAAATAGGCCGCCGGTTTTTCATCCAGATTGCATCAGACTGTGAGACTGTTGATCAGACAAACCCACCGATGTCATTTGTCTCGGACGCAAATGTCCTGGCACTCCATCGGCTGCTCTGGAACCACCAGGAACGCATTGGAGATTATCTGAGCAGCAGCAGAGACCACAAAGCCGTCGGCCGTCGTCCCTTTGACAAAATGGCGACCTTGCTTGCTTACCTCGGGCCTCCAGAGCACAAACCCGTTGAATCTCATCTCCTGTTCTCTTACTCCCGGTGGTCGAGCATCGACATGTCCGCGACAAACTTCGAAGAAATTATGGTGAAGCACAACATGCATGAGAAAGAAGAGTTCAAGAGTATCAAaagtttgaatatattttaccaGGCCGGTACAAGCAAACAAGGAAACCCGGTGTTCTATTACATAGCGCGCAGATATAAAATCGGCGAAACCAACGGggatttacttatttatcaCGTGATACTAACTCTCAAGCCATTCTGCCATTCGCCTTTTGAACTAGTGATCGATTTCACTCACACCTGCTCGGACAATCGTTTCCGCACAGAGTTCCTACAAAAGTGGTTCCTAGTTTTGCCTAAAGTTGCCTACACGAACATTCACGGCGCCTACATCTACAATTGCAACAATTGGGTCAGAGAGTACACCAAATTCCACGACAGAATTCTAGCACCACTTAAAGGAAATCGTAAAGTCATATTCATTGATTCACCAGCACGACTCAACGACCTCATTGATCCAGAGCAGCAAAAATTACCAGGAGCGACGCTCACTCTCGACGAAGACTTGAAGGTATTCACTAGCGCACTGAAACTGTCTCACAAAGACACCAAAGTCTCGATAAAAGTTGGACCCTCAGCTATACAGATAACTTCTGCTGAAAAGTGCAAAGTCTTGTCACACTCGGTGCTACTTAATGACGTTTACTATGCATCGGAAATAGAGGAAGTCTGTTTGGTTGATGACAATCAGTTTACCTTGACGATATCCAATGAAGCCGGGCCACTGTCGTTTATTCATAACGACTGCGACAGCATCGTCCAGGCAATAATGCACATAAGAAATCGCTGGGAATTGTCACAGCCAGATTCCATGTCAGTGCATCCTAAAATAAGGCCTAAAGATGTACCAGGTACGTTACTAAACATGGCGTTGCTGAACCTCGGAAGTTCAGATCCTGATTTACGTACAGCTGCCTACAACCAATTGTGCGCTCTGACAGCAACATTTGATCTTAAAATCGAAGGACAATTGCTTGAGACTTCCGGACTCTGTATTCCATCAAACAATACCATCTTCATAAAACATCTAAGCGAGACACTTGCGGCAAACGATCCTCACCTGACCCTCGAGTTCCTCGAGGAGTGCATGCAGGGTTTCAAAGTATCAACGATTGAACTAAAGCACCTCTGCTTGGAGTACATGACTCCATGGTTAAAAAACCTCGTGCGTTTTTACAAGCCGAATGATGAAGGCGGCAAAAGACAGAAGCAGGTCACTCAGATACTGGAAAAATTGATAACTCTGACAATTGAAGAGGTGGAAATGTACCCGAGCATTCAAGCTAAGATCTGGAGCACCATAGGCAGACTTCCTGAGCTCATTGACACTGTCCTTGATCACTTTATCCAGAAAAGCGTCGGCTACGGTCTTGGCTCGCCGATGGTTGAGATAATGGCTGACACTGCAGTGGCTTTGGCTTCAGGGAATGTCCAGCTGGTGGCGAAGAAAGTTATCGGTAGACTGTGTCGAGTTGTTGACAAAACTTGCACCTCGCCGACGCCTTTACTCGAGCAGCACATGATGTGGGATGACATAGCGATTCTTGCGAGATATCTCTTGATGCTGTCATTCAACAACTGTCTGGACGTGGGCAAACATCTGCCCTACCTCTTCCACACGGTAACTTTTCTCGTCTGCTCCGGAAGTTTGAGTATGCGGGCCTCCACCCACGGTCTAGTCATCAACATTATTCACTCACTGTGTACCTGCAGCTCTCCCTCCTTCTCCGAGGACACTTACCGAGTTCTCCGCATGAGTCTCGACGAGTTCTCATTACCCAAATTCTACCTCCTCTTTGGGATCAGCAAAGTTAAATCCGCAGCAGTGACGGCTTTCCGGTCTAGCTATCGGCATTCAAATGAGAAGTGGTTCACAAATGAAAGGACACTTTGCAACACTCAAGATCGTGAGAGATTATCATTAACCAGCTTAGAAGTAATAACTGATGCACTGCTGGAGATTATGGAAGCGTGTATGCGAGACATTCCTACATGCGATTGGCTGAGGACCTGGACGTCACTGGCAAAGAGTTTTGCTTTCTGTTTTAACCCCGCCCTCCAGCCACGGGCGCTCATTGTTTTCGGCTGCATCAGCAAGAGCATAACGGATCAAGATATCAAACAACTGCTACGTATACTCGTGAAAGCACTAGAAAGTTTCAATGATATTACACTTCTTGAAGCTATTGTTATGTGTCTGACCCGACTCCAGCCGCTTTTGAGACCCGAGTCTCCAATTCATCGGTATCTGTTCTGGGTCGCGACTTCGATACTTCAACTGGACGAAGCCCCACTCTATGCTTCAGGTCTGGCTCTTCTTGAACAAAATCTTCACACACTTGACTCCCAGGGAACTTTCGATGATAAAACCCTCGAAAAAGTGATGATGTCAACTCGGGAACCGCTCGAGTGGCATTTCAAGCAACTGGATCACGCTGTAGGTCTGTCattcaaatcaaattttcattttgctTTAGTGGGACATCTCCTCAAAGGCTACAGACATCCAACACCAACGACTGTCTCACGTACGTCACGAGTGCTGACAATGTTACTGGCCATCGTCGCCAAGCCATTCCGTAGGGATAAATTTGAAGTCACTCCAGAGAGTGTCGCGTATCTTTCAGCTCTCGTTTCAGTCTCCGAAGAAGTAAGAAGTCGCTGCCACGTTCGTCACTCCCTTGGAAGAAATATCTCGGAGTCAAGTAGCACTGATTTCATTGACGTCCTTGTTACCAATGGTCCAGATGCGCCTGCTGGTAGCAATCTGAGTGTGAATCCATCTAACCGCAAGCAAAAGTCCTGGGATCTACTTGACCAAACGGCCATCACGCAAGCGAGGCAACAGAAGCAACCGCCGCAGTCaggtagaattttatttaaaacccaACGTTCATTCTCTGTACCAACTACCAAAGAAGCCAAACCTACTGAAGAAGATGCGAAGAACCGCAGCACCAGAGTCAGTGTCAGCAATGAAAACAACGTTCTCCTAGATCCTGAAGTACTGACTGACTTTTCAACTCAAACTCTTGTCCTAACGATCTTAGCAACTCTCGTTAAATACTCAACGGAAGACAGCGAGACTCGGATCCTCTATGAATATCTCGCAGAAGCTTCAATAGTATTTCCTAAAGTATTTcctgtcataaaaaatttacttgacgCAAAAATAACAAGCGTACTGTTCACTTGTCACGACCAAGCAATCGTCAGTGCAGTCCAAGCAATAATACAAAACATGATCGCGTGTGAAGACACGAGCCAGCAGCTCCACTACCTGCAGAGCTGCGGTTTCGGTGGACTTTGGAGGTTCGCCGGTCCATTTGCGAAGTGCAACAGAACTGCTGACAGCGCTGAGTTGTTTGTCAACTGCCTTGAAGCCATGGTAGAGACTTGTCTGCCCACCGAAGAGATCGAGGTGCCAACCAGCAATGACCTGGAGAATGACAAACGAGTTGATGGAATCCCGGGAAAAAGTTTCGCCAAAGCACGACTTCCCTCGCAAGACAGCAATACGCGAGATGCTTCAATACTTCTCAGTTCCAAAGA gtCAAGTATTGAAAGCAGGGGAGAATCatcaataaatacaaatacaaCGAGCAGTAGCAGCACTTCGCAATCCTAG